GCAGGATCTGCTGCATGGTCACAGCTGAGAAACATGGGATAATAAAGGCACCTGTGAAGGGTGGCTACCAGTGTGGCAGGGGGGACGGATGGATTATGGacggaggaagggaaggaaggagcagagcagctgctgcccagtgGTTGTTTTTCCAAAGGAGTTCTGAAGATGTAAAGAGTTGAAAGTATTTCTTGCTGGgcttcttgggttttttttggtgttttttttttttttttgtcctcgAGGGGGAATTTAAGCATTGTTTTAAGCCTAGGTTCAGCTTTGTTCCCACTAAAGGAGTTAGATGCTGGCTGTTGACTTAACGGCTGAAGAGGTGCTgacatttccagcttttctTGAGCTACTTTTTGATTCCTTGGAATAAATAAGAGATGAActactgatcttttttttcctccctcctatACCAGAGGGCAGCCATCAGAGTCAATGGTTATTTTCCATTAAACAGTTGCCCAGCTCAGCCTGTTGTCCCTCTGAATTTTGtctccaaaataaaacagtactTCACATATTTCTGTAAGCCATGTTACTGCATTTACAGAGGATTCCTGTGTGCTGAGGAGCCCTGTGGTTCCCACAAGGACCATCGTGTTTGTGCTGCAAAGACTTTGGtgaggaagcagagagaaactGTGCAGCTTTTTTCCTTAACTGAGTGAGTTTGTTGGGTCTTACTTAAGCAAACGTTGCTTGAATACAGTTCACGGTATTTGCTCAGTGATCCAGTGGAATGTCTGggatatttttttgctttttcctccagagccaaaaagcagtttttagCTCTAAATCCCAAAGCTGCCAGCTTGAGGCACAGTCACTGCGTCTGAAGGTGAGGACAGCCGAGCTGCTGTGGTGGTGCTGTGAGATGGGCACCCTGGCTGGCACAGAGCACACCCTGTGCGCCAGGAGCTGGGTGCACTAATTAAAGATGTCGCAAACGACTCTACAGCTAGATTTGCTTTCACTGAAGTGAAAGATGTGCCATGACTGACTgagctgcagggcagcctgcTGCAGGCCTGTCCCGCTCATATTCCAGCTCCACTGTGGATAAAATATCCAGTTTCAGCGCTCAAAGCTGTGCAACCCTCCGGTGAGCCCTGACCGTCCCTGGCAACACAGCGTGGGAGGCACTGTGGGCTTTGTGCATGCTGCCATTGCAGTGAAGCTCCTTGCCAGCCACCTTGTCTCCTGGCCAGCTTTCCAAATGTTGCACTGCATCCCCTAGCTCCAAGGGACCAGCAGATGTCCTGGTGGGTCCTGCCAGGCTGCCTAGGGCTCTTCTCAGACTCTCCCAAAGCTTTGTGACCAGCGATGGGAGGGTAACATGCCATATGAAGGGGAGGTATTCCAGGTGGCAGTGGCCATGGGGAAAAATGTccttttaatcttattttttcttatatatatttatttttatctctgaaCTAAAAAAAGGTGATGTTTGGGATCCATCAGCACCATATCTAGTGCAATCAGCTGATGCCTTTTGGAGGCACTGGAGGATAGGGAGCTGTATCCAGACAGCTTTGGACTTCACCAAGTCTGGTAGCTGGTGGTGTGGCCGGCTGCTGGGGTGCAGAGGCCCAAGTGTGGGTTTCTGAGTAGCAGCTTCTCTCAGTGTTTTCCAGACCTGGTAACGATGTGGAAATCAAGCTTGCTTTGTTCTGGCCTTGACAGTAGGTGCATGGAGGCTGGGTGAAGCCTGGGCTTTCTTGTCCTGCACGTGCTTTTGTGTTGCTAACCCAGAGAACGTCTGCATGTTTATCTGTGTTCTAATGGCAGTTCATAACAAGACATGCATGCATTCTCCCAAACCTGCTTTTGGCTGCTCCTTTCTTCAAGTCTCCTCTGTATTTCTCTTGAAGATTTTTGCAAGTTTACTCAATCTTTAGGCTGGTGTTTCTTGCTTGGCTGGGACAAGCTGATGGTTTACTTGCCAACTGGAGGGTCCATGCCTATGCATCCTGGCACAGACCCTTCCAATCATTTTTTCATTACCATGTGCCCTGAAGTTGCCACAAGAGAAATTCTTCtgatttcaggaagaaaatgtctCATCATTTCTGCTTGCCTCACCTAAGAGAGGAGTATCTTGCTCTCTCGgatcaaaaataataatttgcaaCTAGACCAGCTTTGAGGCTAAaggaatgtttattttaaaacacagatcaACAGCAGCCACCTATTACTAAGATTTGCATAAGATTCAAGATCCTCTAGGGCAGACTCTGGTGAGTGCAAATATGCAGACTAAATACTTGCTGGCTCAAGTTCAGCACTCTATTtgtgttaattttttcattttctttgttcattttgttGTCAAAGACCCTCCTTATCTGTTGTGGAAGAAATACTTGTGTTAAAGAACTAACTACTTAATTTTCCATATGGTCCTTTGATCATGGTCTTGAATAGTCAGAGAGTCTGGAGTcctgtgtgtgtacatgttCCTGTGCCAGATTCCTGTGCCAAGAGAGCATCTGCCCTTGTGTAATGTAATAATTATGGATCTTTACAACTTGGATCTGCGTTCTTGGAGCAATGATGGTCTATGGACTGGGGCTAGGGAACAGAAATTGGGCTGCCTAACTTTAGGTCCCCAACTGAGGCTCATGATTCAGGAGTTATGGCCCATAGGGGAGTCAGATCTGAAGTCAGATCGACACATGCAGGAGCTAAGCTGTTATTTATCTCACACGAGCTGCAAGTAAACAGTGTGAGGTCAGTGATAAAGAAATTACTATGGAAAGTAAACCACCCTTGTTACTTCTGAAAAATTGTGCTGTGTTAGAAGTGAAATGTCTATGGCAGCTGCTATATAGGTCTTTTCAAAGTTGGTAAGCTCTAGAGTCTAGttattaaaagatattttcactATATGTTACTAGATTGAAGGGGCTGAAAACAGTGTCAGAATACTCGGATGTTTTTGTGTGTCCAGGACAGTGCATGAAAGACGACATTGGCTAATCTTCATGTCCTTTGACATGAGGCATCTTTACATGTCAGATGGCTGTAGCTGTGTTATGAAAGGGCAAAGGCACAGCATTTTCCTGTTGAGGACAGTTTTGTCAGATACTGACACTGGTGTTGGCAAGTCTCTAGGGTTAAATAAGGAGCTCCTCAGAGCATCTTGGATTGTGCTAAAGGTTTGAATGTTTGCAAGCACAGAACTACTGAAACCACAAGTGTATTTTATATCATGTTGGGTGACAGTGGCTTGCCAGGGAGCGAAGGATCAGATGGAAAATGCCAATTTGCCATATAAAGGCTGGAAAGAATGTGGATAACTTAACATGCACAAAAAGTTGTTGCGAGTTGTAACTTCCAGAAGTCCATGGGAGAGATGGAACACACAAACCAAAGGACTGAAAGTGCCATGAAGAAATATACCCCTGGAAGAAGATACGATATTAAATGCCTTTATTGCTTAAGGTTAACCCAGTGGCATTGAGCTGacttttctattccttttttttccacttaaaataCAGTGTCCAAAACAAGTAAAGACTGCCACAGCTTAATCACAATTTACATGTTACAACCAACCTGTGGCTACTCTGCTTTGCACtgaggcagggtgggggggctgggggagaagaTGCAGCTACTGGCCTTGGTGTGTATAGGATGACAGTTGCTATAGAGCATGCCATGCTGTCACAAATAAGTCATCTTCCTGGACTGATGTTTGCTGCCAAGTGACCTCTGTCCAGTgtttcagaggaaggaaaagcattaTTCAGTCCTGATTAACTTTGGCTGGTGGCCAGAGCTGTATTATCATAGATGCAGCTTTCAGCCTGAGCTGTGGCTATTGTCAGTGATTACTCTCTGGTCAGTAAGGCTATACAGTTGATTCTGTTCAGGCACTTCCTCAGTGTGTGTTTGCACGTGCACgcataataatgatgatgatgtcTTTCTGTGCCCTTCACATCTGGTTGTTAAGAGTATtaaagatgtaattttttttttatacttcctGCTGGCTTCACGCTGATAAGACACCATCGTTTTAATGGAAAAGGCCACCAGTGGGAATTTTTgcctcaaaataattttcttcatctgaTAATGGGAGGAATAATCTGTTCTTTGATCTTTGGTTGGCAAACTTGGAAATCGGAGAGGAAGATGGTTGTACTGCGGTAGCTTTACTCTGATGTGTGTGGTCAGTGGTTTCTGGGCATTTAAATAAAGGTGGGTGTGCTGTGAGACATGGTGAGGTAGGAGCTGAAATGCAGGGAGCATTGCTTGTGGAATAACCTTGTAACCGAGGGCTCAGGGAGAAGTGCCATATAAATCCATCTTTTGCCATTTTTAGTTCATACTGGTACCATCCCTGCAATTATGCAAATGCTAATGTCTAAGTTAGTAAATTGGTCAGCTCCAGATGGATTAATATGTAATGGATAACATGTAGATGATATTTATCATGAAGAAAACTTTGTTCTGAACAGGATGCTGCATTTTTTGTGTCAAAGAGTCGAGGTGTCTCACCAGCCGCTGTATCCCTGTTCTGTGTTTAGCAGGGGACCATTGAGTGATGAAATGTTAGACGTATGTCTTCACTAAGAGCTTTGGTAATGCTACTCTTGTGAAATGCTTGTATCTCAACTAGGAAAACATGatcatttgtttaaaaagaaacaaaaaataacattagtAGGTGCTGATGTTTTTATATAAGACACAGTACAGGAGAGACTTCTAAACTAGAGGTTTTGTTTATTCGCTCTCCTGTGAACTCCTTGTTGGAATGTCTAAGCACCTTACAAGTATTTATTAATGTGTcctcaaaggaaaatgaagtttataTAATGGAGATGTAAAGTGGTGTTAAAGGAAGCAACTTCCCAAACGTTCCTACACAGTTATACTGTGACAGATCTGGGACAGTAAATCAGACCATTACATCTCAGTTTGGTAAACAAACCATCATCCCGTCCTCCTTATTAGTTACTTTTGCCTTGGCTGCTTTCAGAGTAattcactgcttttctttgtaaaatacaaatactttGTTTGtgaagaaatacattatttttttgtaacttcATACTTAGGCAGGCCACACATGGACTGATGGCCAACAGGGGGTTGCAGTTAGCAGCAGGGAAGGAACAGAGAGAACATTAAACTCAGTTTGCACTTCTGTGCAGCAACCCGCTCTGGTCTTGCTCCTCAGCTGCCAGAGATGTCCCAGGCATCACTCGGGAGTTGTCCATGCTGAGAAGCTGATGCTCTGTGTGCTGGCGGTGAATTTGCAGGACTGAGCTCAGCAGCACTAACTGCTTGGATATACCCATAACAATGCTCCCAAAGTGGGTTGTAGctgcctttgctttcttctcctctcccattCCTCACGCTGTTGTGGCAGGGAAGCTCATGTGCTGTCAACAGACAAGCCTGTAATGAAAAAATTGCCTGCATTTACTGTTGCACACTAGTGAGAGGCGCTTATTTCTGCATGCTCCAAGTGATCCCAGCttttttcaaacagcagctGGGGGGTACAAAATGTTGCAGTGGTggcagcacctctcctgtggcCAGGGattcaaaactgtattttggcAGGGACAAAGTGCATAAGCAAGAGGCTAATTCTCTGTTCCTCAGGGTTTAAAGGCTTTGTGCAAATCTCTTTGAAGTCAGTGAAGGACTTCTGCTACTGCAATGGGCTTTGAATCTAACCCCCAAATGCTCAGTTAATTTAGAGTGTGTGTTAGTCTTTTGTTTGCTGGCTTATGAGTATGAAATGGTGCTGAGCGAACcttcagaaaatatattgtGTGTGCAAATTTGCACACTGATCTCAATCTTTTCAAAGCAATATGACTGTGGATATATGTTGAAGTATCCCCCAGTATGTTGCAGACACATTCCTCTCTGGTTTTGTATGTGCTGTTTATATGTGTTTCGTTGGCGCTCAGCTCTgaggttttctttaaagttaTTCCACAGTACTTTAGAGAAGTCAACTCTcatcagtaataaaataaaacaaagcaaaacactggTAGGTCTTGCCTTGTTAACTGTTCTAGCTGTTGTGTTTCCCACTGTTCCAAAAAATAGAAAGCTTTATAAGATTTAACATATTCCCAGAGCAAGGCATGAATATTTATAGGCAAAGAATAAGACTTCCCATTTTGAAATGTCAGTGCTATGAAATTGCTTTTTTGGCAGGCGTGATTAAGCCACACGGACTTCCAATAATGTTTTGTAAGCTTTTTCCTTAATTACGCCTTAATTTAGGTCTCTGAGTTTAACAAAACCTATGAAGcttgcagcaaaatatttttcttgtggaTAATTTTGTTTGCATGGAATACAAATCCTGTATTCCTGTGggtatgattttttaaatgtgtttaaatgTGGAAataccatattttttttctttgcatttcttaaaccatatacaaaataaaaatagctgatACTGTGTGTTTAATACAGAATTTTGAAGAAATGAATTTGGAAAGTGCATGtgattactattttttttcctcaaatgccTTCAGTAAAATGCACATGAGGTTATAAGACATTAAGGAAGAGGCACGAGATTCTGTCTCAAACAGTTACTGCTGCAAGAGACAAATTAGAACcaattttgctttcatgttgTTGTTCTTAAGTGCACCATTCTGACAACAGAATAATTTGCATAATTGTATTTATGTGTTGATCTGTCTTTTCTAGAGAAAATCCCTTTTCCCAGATAAAATAGTTTTCCATTCAGTTTTAAGTAGAAGAAAGCCACTTTAGCAGCTCTACAGATTTAGGGGAATTTTTCTGCACAGGCTTAATACAGAATTTTGATATGGCCCTCTCAGTGAATTTGATTTTTTGGTGAACAAAATACAGTAAGAGCACTTAAAATCACCTTGCTTTCCTGTGCAGCTTGGATAACAGGATATTTAATCAAAAGAGCTAGATAGAAAAGCATAGAGATGATGTGATTAAACTAAGGTAGATTTATTACTAGATTCTTTTAACAGtgtattttctgaaactgaTATAATAAATCTCTCAGTCCTGCACAAAGATAGAGTTTTGAACAGCTTTGAGCTATTCCTGGCTTAATACTTAAGTAGAAACAGCAGAAGTGGTAGAAAAACAGgatcattttggaaaaaaaaccacccacattCAAACAGTTTAAAGTCCTCTGCTGTGATCATGCTTTTCTgaccccctgcagcccagcattATCAAACTGAGAATGTCTCAGTCTCCctaatattaatatttgaaatGCAATACAAATAAATCATCTGAAtaaagtagggaaaaaaaaaagcggtTAGCATCACAGCTACATGGGGCCTGCTGCATGGGCACTTAGACTTGCTAACACGAGGTTAGAAGTACATTCATGGGCTCTAAAGCTGGGCTTTCCAGGGGAGCTGAAAGCGAATTAAGTTCCGTGAAACTCGGAGACTGAATGTTTTTAACATGTGGGTTTGAATGGTGAAGtcagcatctgaaaaaaacaagtatctggaaaacagtttgaaaactgttttactGAAGATGATGGGGAAATTGGGTGAgtttgctggggcaggggggtggggagcttttattttccagatgaaGGAAAGTTCCCTGGGATGGCAGAAAGCAACACTGAAGTCTGCTGTCTGTTTCACCTATCTTTGCTCTTCTTTGCAGGTTATATATTTGGGTAAGGTTTCCACAACAGGGATGCAATTTTTGTCAGGCTGCACAGAGAAACCAGTCATTGAATTATGGAAGAAGCACACGCTCGCCAGGGAGGATATTTACCCAGCTAATGCCCTTCTGGAAATTCGCCCTTTTCAAGTCTGGCTGCATCATCTGGACCTCAAAGGTGAGGCGACAGTCCACATGGATACCTTTCAGGTAGCACGTATAGCCTACTGCACTGCTGACCACAATGTCAGCCCAAACATCTTTGCTTGGGTCTATCGGGAGATCAACGATGACTTGTCCTACCAGATGGACTGCCATGCTGTAGAGTGTGAGAGCAAGCTGGAGGCTAAGAAGCTGGCCCATGCCATGATGGAGGCCTTTAAGAAGACTTTTCACAGCATGAAAAGCGATGGCCGGATCCACAGGACCAGCTTGTCAGAGGAAGTGTCTCATGAATTTGAATCTGATGATGGCTGACTGGAATCATTCACGGATCAGCAAAGGCAGAAGTGGCCTAGGGAATGAGAGCTGATAGAAGAATAAGCAACAATTGAAATTGGGGAATGAAAGGACTGCCAAACACTTGTCTGACCagctttttaaatcaaaagagCAATTCAGTACCTACAGATATGCATCATTAAAGTAATTACATTACATTGAAATCTGCTGCTAttgtaaaagtgaggaaaaaaagctctCTCCCTCATCTTTCTCACCCACCCATCACTACCCCTTTCTTGTCTCTGTAGTTCAGGTGCATCCCATTAAGTAGAGTCATTCCTATTTGTCCTGTAAGACTGGTCAGGCAATTTTATTAGTTGCTCCTCTGACATTCCTAGCTGGGGGCTGATGCTGATGCACAAAAGCAAGTAGCCCTGGAAAGCCCTAATGGTTCCTGAAGAATCTTTCACCGTGATGCATCACAAAAATCCTTTGACATACATAGGCTAAGACAGCCATACATAGCCTTTTAGACTAATGGCCTGGCATTCTGCAGTTAATTCACATTTCACAGATAGTAAATGAAAGAAGATGCTTGTATGTACACATTATATCATATGCTatcctttattttattcattgtACCTATTTTCTTAATATACCTGCTGCCATGTCTTTCACCCAACACCAGTAGTTGCAGTTTCAGACTTATATACTGCAGGATACCAAAAAGGGGCAGGCAGAAATACTCCGTGATGGCTAGGGGTACAGCGAGCCAGCACCGCTATCTGTGCATTTTCCAACCCTGATGGGCTCCGCAGGAGGGGGACCCACTGGTAAGAGTTGAGGGACACTTGGGTCTGCCAGTGTTTGAACTGTGACTTCTCATCAACCTCAGGTCTGAAGTGATATGAGCATGGTAGCCTCAACTCCATGTTACCAGTCTCTGCATTGCTGGTCAGGTGGCCCTGGTGGGGGGATGGAGCTGGTAGTGCCTCGTCACACAGTCAGGGCTGCGTTACTGTAAAGATCAAAGGAAACAGTTCCTTAGGAGTCAGGTTTGAACATCTGTTCTGATTGAGAAGCTCGTGTTAAGATTCCCGTATCTTTCCTTGTTCACAGATATACAGTCATGCCTTTCTTAAATGCAGATGTTTAATAAAActcaaataaaaggaaaaacttgtttcacttcatattttttaagGCCAAGAGCAGATCAATAGTTTGCAAGCAATGCTGCTCCTTTATATGGTTTTGTTCATAGTTATGGTAATGTTAGGGGCACTAGGGCACCTTACAGAAGCCTTAAAAGAAAGCTAATCAAAGCAGATAGATCTATGTCTGTTTTGTGGGTCTAATATGTTTGTATGTGAGTGTATGTGTGAGTCCAGTGTTATAGCATGTAGACTGAGCATGGAGACACATTGAGGAGGGCCCACACCTCTTGAAAATATGCTTGTTGCTTTACAATGTATGTAAACTCTTCTCCAGCATAAATGCATTcatactttaataaaaaaaaatgttttctgttaaagCTTGGGAGTTTTAAGCTGTCTTTCCAATGCAGactctgtggttttgttttatgtgTGTGGGTTCTGTGTTAATTTTTAGtggaatgaaaataatttatttcagtttagtaTTACATCAGTCTCCATGAGAATTacctttaacatttttaaattaccttcttttaaatatttagctAAATTATTGCtgtgaggtttttctttttaactttgctGTGTGTGGACATGatttataatttcttctttgcagGAAGTGGCAGAGATACCCACCTCCACACACACCACCCACACCTGGCCAGTTGAAATGAGCTCTGGTGAGTGGGAGCAGTATCTTGCCCTGCTTACAGAAATTGCAGAATGGCTCAGGTGCAGCATTAGATGGTGGATGGCGAATAAAACACCAGACTAGCAGCTTCCCGAACTGTTTCTCTCTGAAACTGTGGATGATGCAGTGTTTCCAAATATGGctctaaaatgtatttatttatttttttctttccacaacACTCATTTGGAAGTGAAGGGTCACGTATGGGCTATATGCTGGTCCGAGTCCTGTGTATGTATCTGTCTTTTTGACCAAAGGCAAAATTAGGCAAAACTTCCTTCGACTTTtgacaaatttattttcttttgctcagaGCTGTAATCACGGATtagtttttttcacttgtttggATG
This sequence is a window from Phalacrocorax carbo chromosome 7, bPhaCar2.1, whole genome shotgun sequence. Protein-coding genes within it:
- the PID1 gene encoding PTB-containing, cubilin and LRP1-interacting protein isoform X3, producing the protein MLKTKLNVLTLRKEPLPTVIFHEPEAIELCTTTPLMKTRTHTGCKVIYLGKVSTTGMQFLSGCTEKPVIELWKKHTLAREDIYPANALLEIRPFQVWLHHLDLKGEATVHMDTFQVARIAYCTADHNVSPNIFAWVYREINDDLSYQMDCHAVECESKLEAKKLAHAMMEAFKKTFHSMKSDGRIHRTSLSEEVSHEFESDDG
- the PID1 gene encoding PTB-containing, cubilin and LRP1-interacting protein isoform X1, which encodes MWQPATERLQHFQTMLKTKLNVLTLRKEPLPTVIFHEPEAIELCTTTPLMKTRTHTGCKVIYLGKVSTTGMQFLSGCTEKPVIELWKKHTLAREDIYPANALLEIRPFQVWLHHLDLKGEATVHMDTFQVARIAYCTADHNVSPNIFAWVYREINDDLSYQMDCHAVECESKLEAKKLAHAMMEAFKKTFHSMKSDGRIHRTSLSEEVSHEFESDDG
- the PID1 gene encoding PTB-containing, cubilin and LRP1-interacting protein isoform X2 codes for the protein MCEHFQTMLKTKLNVLTLRKEPLPTVIFHEPEAIELCTTTPLMKTRTHTGCKVIYLGKVSTTGMQFLSGCTEKPVIELWKKHTLAREDIYPANALLEIRPFQVWLHHLDLKGEATVHMDTFQVARIAYCTADHNVSPNIFAWVYREINDDLSYQMDCHAVECESKLEAKKLAHAMMEAFKKTFHSMKSDGRIHRTSLSEEVSHEFESDDG